A stretch of Campylobacter showae DNA encodes these proteins:
- a CDS encoding polysaccharide deacetylase family protein, translated as MSVSVLMYHHVLKKGGFIASSVEDFASQMRFLAEAGYKTLSAAEFTLYKKGELAVPKKSVLITFDDGWKDNYVYAYPVLREFGLRATIFLVTQWIERASMRRGEFIELTHSEYKKAAPQRPQDVFLSLNEIAAMRDVFDFHSHTHTHFDEYFGALPPEENFARCREFMRANLGIEDKILCWPRGKYDENLIRLARQAGYEAFFTTQRGINRPGGDLSAIKRIAAKKDAAWLKRTLFIYQNDILGGIYSKIKK; from the coding sequence TTGAGCGTTAGCGTTTTGATGTATCATCACGTTTTAAAAAAGGGCGGATTTATCGCCTCTAGCGTAGAGGATTTTGCCTCGCAGATGCGGTTTTTAGCGGAGGCGGGATATAAAACTTTAAGCGCGGCGGAGTTTACCCTGTACAAAAAAGGCGAGCTAGCCGTGCCTAAAAAAAGCGTCCTCATCACCTTTGACGACGGTTGGAAGGACAACTACGTTTACGCCTACCCGGTCTTGCGCGAGTTTGGGCTGCGGGCGACGATATTTTTAGTGACGCAGTGGATAGAGCGCGCGAGCATGCGGCGGGGCGAGTTTATCGAGCTAACTCACTCCGAATACAAAAAAGCAGCGCCCCAGCGCCCGCAGGACGTATTTTTGAGTCTTAACGAGATAGCTGCGATGCGGGACGTTTTTGACTTTCACTCGCATACGCACACGCATTTTGACGAGTATTTCGGCGCGCTCCCGCCTGAGGAAAATTTCGCTCGGTGCCGCGAGTTTATGCGCGCAAATTTGGGCATCGAGGATAAAATTTTGTGCTGGCCGCGCGGCAAATACGACGAAAATTTGATCCGTCTAGCTAGGCAGGCGGGCTACGAGGCGTTTTTCACGACGCAGCGAGGTATAAATAGACCAGGCGGCGACCTATCTGCTATCAAGCGCATCGCCGCTAAAAAGGACGCTGCGTGGCTAAAGCGCACGCTTTTTATCTATCAAAACGACATTTTGGGCGGTATATACTCGAAGATAAAGAAGTAA
- a CDS encoding glycosyltransferase family 9 protein — protein MIYFLIYLLIYPYLFAMKKLKFKGEKGKTLLIQTAKIGDYANSTVIFDRLGKFDVLIDEINLAFAKHDSRIEKIFTINGAKRKKASKIGLALELFSRNYDSVYVLMPNSLNLFLARCTLAKNIVAVYHYAASSDFGLLALGMKKVPHTLHDLTLLTYLKTLNESELKYEKCLQKPLFIPQENLIKSSKFKIGVSLSAGNKMKTPPNHTWEKIFEIFAKFDCEVYIFGVGEEAALLKNLLAENADEKRAKNPSDRQFCADLADSDTREIYGGLENANGESAKAQICSKNSTSGGSNLSSRICDTYVKKIGENELKIISLIGKIKLEELPFYLSQMQLYASSDTGNYYVADSVRTPTICLMGPCFASEQRGVADSLVISSHLPPVSSVFKTVRGIDASAFFELSEQNLADIEAFIKVRYISYLSREDNFLC, from the coding sequence TTGATATATTTTCTCATATATTTGCTGATTTACCCATATCTTTTCGCGATGAAAAAGCTAAAATTTAAAGGCGAAAAAGGCAAAACTTTACTCATCCAAACCGCTAAAATCGGCGACTACGCAAACTCGACCGTGATCTTTGACAGGCTTGGCAAATTTGACGTGCTAATCGACGAGATAAACCTAGCCTTCGCAAAACACGACAGCCGAATAGAAAAAATATTTACGATAAACGGCGCAAAACGCAAAAAAGCCTCAAAAATAGGACTCGCGCTCGAGCTTTTTTCGCGCAACTACGATAGCGTCTACGTACTGATGCCAAACAGCCTAAATCTCTTTTTGGCGCGCTGTACGCTGGCTAAAAATATCGTCGCCGTGTATCACTACGCAGCCTCCAGCGACTTTGGCCTGCTCGCGCTCGGTATGAAAAAAGTGCCGCATACCCTGCACGATCTCACGCTGCTAACCTACCTAAAAACGCTGAACGAGAGCGAGCTAAAATATGAAAAATGCTTGCAAAAACCGCTTTTTATCCCGCAAGAAAATCTAATAAAAAGTAGCAAATTTAAAATCGGCGTGAGCCTAAGCGCGGGCAATAAAATGAAAACGCCGCCAAATCATACTTGGGAGAAAATCTTTGAGATTTTTGCCAAATTTGACTGCGAGGTTTATATTTTCGGCGTCGGCGAGGAGGCGGCTCTTCTAAAAAACCTGCTCGCGGAAAATGCGGACGAAAAACGGGCGAAAAATCCTAGCGATAGGCAATTTTGTGCGGATTTGGCTGATAGCGATACGAGAGAAATTTACGGCGGCCTTGAAAATGCAAACGGCGAAAGCGCAAAGGCTCAAATTTGCAGCAAAAACAGCACTAGCGGCGGGTCAAATTTAAGCTCGCGGATTTGCGATACTTACGTGAAAAAAATCGGCGAAAATGAGCTAAAAATCATCTCTTTGATAGGTAAAATCAAGCTTGAGGAGTTGCCGTTTTATCTCTCGCAGATGCAGCTTTACGCGAGCTCGGATACGGGCAACTACTACGTCGCAGATAGCGTGCGAACGCCCACGATCTGCCTGATGGGGCCTTGTTTTGCAAGCGAGCAAAGAGGAGTCGCCGACTCGCTCGTGATCAGCTCACATCTGCCGCCCGTTAGCTCCGTGTTTAAAACCGTGCGGGGTATCGACGCGAGCGCATTTTTCGAGCTTAGCGAGCAAAACCTCGCAGACATCGAGGCCTTCATCAAAGTTCGCTATATATCCTATCTATCCCGCGAAGATAATTTTCTATGCTAA
- a CDS encoding glycosyltransferase family 4 protein — protein sequence MKKILFVDKGREYGGGTKSFLYLLRGLAAQQKYELCAFFETDYEAGGRNISQIIEEAGAKFIKFKPKKQPSKLKKELLRALGGQMLAKYLYKKDYDYALCLLRQARPDILHLNNHFSTNLAYIAAANALNIAVVQHLRKNSAVEPFKLEILKRLKFTPVCVSNATYDFYAAQINMPKNVVYNPVKAPVLRREKFETDENLSRSWSNLKNSSDDKSAALKAEFDAEKINIVMPANFLTLKGHELVFDALAGLKRSDVKVYFAGGGELKAGAKAKFDALIKLGKAEYLGFVSKMDEIYTACDYVLGFSSDEGLPRVVIEALGCGLGVVYSDIAVIREIYEISSKKQDFFIVQRSSDALLACFDGLQKPGSKSPDDAVIKAFSIENYLRGIDRIYSEL from the coding sequence TTGAAAAAAATTTTATTCGTCGATAAGGGGCGCGAATACGGCGGCGGGACGAAGAGTTTTTTGTATCTTTTGCGGGGACTTGCCGCGCAGCAAAAATACGAGCTTTGCGCTTTTTTTGAGACTGATTACGAGGCGGGCGGGCGCAATATCTCGCAAATCATAGAAGAAGCCGGGGCGAAATTTATAAAATTTAAGCCCAAAAAACAGCCCTCAAAGCTAAAAAAAGAGCTTTTGCGCGCGCTGGGCGGGCAAATGTTGGCAAAATACCTATACAAAAAAGACTACGACTACGCGCTTTGTTTGCTGCGGCAGGCGCGGCCAGATATCCTTCATCTAAATAATCACTTTTCAACTAATCTCGCCTACATCGCCGCCGCAAACGCCCTAAATATCGCGGTAGTCCAACATCTGCGTAAAAATTCGGCCGTCGAGCCCTTTAAGCTTGAAATTTTAAAGCGGCTAAAATTTACGCCCGTTTGCGTTTCAAACGCGACTTACGATTTTTACGCCGCGCAGATAAATATGCCTAAAAACGTGGTTTACAATCCCGTCAAGGCGCCTGTTTTAAGGCGGGAAAAGTTTGAGACGGATGAAAATTTGAGCCGTTCTTGGTCAAATTTAAAAAACAGCAGCGACGATAAAAGCGCCGCCCTAAAAGCCGAATTTGACGCCGAAAAAATAAATATCGTAATGCCTGCAAATTTCTTGACGCTAAAGGGGCACGAGCTAGTTTTTGACGCGCTTGCGGGCTTAAAAAGAAGCGATGTAAAGGTTTATTTCGCGGGCGGAGGCGAGCTAAAAGCTGGCGCGAAAGCCAAATTTGACGCGCTGATAAAATTGGGCAAGGCCGAGTATCTAGGCTTTGTTTCAAAGATGGACGAGATTTATACCGCGTGCGACTACGTGCTTGGATTTTCCAGCGACGAGGGGCTACCTAGGGTCGTCATCGAGGCGCTTGGCTGCGGGCTTGGCGTGGTGTACTCTGATATCGCCGTCATAAGGGAGATTTATGAAATCTCCTCTAAAAAGCAAGACTTTTTTATAGTTCAAAGAAGCTCGGACGCGCTTTTAGCCTGCTTTGACGGCTTACAAAAACCTGGCTCAAAAAGCCCCGACGATGCCGTTATAAAGGCATTTAGCATAGAAAATTATCTTCGCGGGATAGATAGGATATATAGCGAACTTTGA
- a CDS encoding glycosyltransferase family 9 protein: MRLFESAARLILLFKSVRKTQLVTQPIQTVCFFSNTALGDTIFNTPVFRVFRQNFPHVRTVALLNPSTASLFKTDPNIDEILLYDGKKGGFLRALSQLKKIKPDVIFILHSNEPQATPLAVLSGAKYVFKLPNVGNKFSSFHSNAPESYGDERYVVLNRLEQLKFVGIESRDTRLNLYLRDEDFTRVDEMLKGCGARKFIGFQMGASTVSRQWFWQRWRELAEMILERTDAVIVLTGSPAERAMTAQLDEELRSAHVIDAAGKFSLREAAALIARLDVLVTPDTGPLHVAAALKTPTIGLFAVASPVNSNPDFDKNIHKFIKKPRTCSPCVGKNCKFQECMLQIGADEVWEMLKEMI, encoded by the coding sequence ATGAGGCTCTTTGAGAGCGCGGCGCGGCTCATTTTGCTATTTAAAAGCGTGCGCAAAACGCAGCTGGTTACGCAGCCCATCCAAACGGTCTGTTTTTTTAGCAACACCGCGCTTGGCGATACGATTTTTAACACGCCCGTTTTTCGCGTTTTTCGGCAAAATTTCCCGCACGTACGCACCGTCGCGCTACTAAACCCATCTACAGCATCGCTTTTTAAAACCGATCCAAATATCGACGAAATTTTGCTTTATGACGGCAAAAAGGGCGGCTTTTTGCGCGCTTTATCGCAGCTAAAAAAGATAAAACCGGACGTCATCTTTATCCTGCACTCAAACGAGCCGCAGGCTACGCCCTTAGCCGTTTTAAGCGGAGCCAAATACGTATTTAAACTACCAAATGTCGGCAATAAATTTAGCTCCTTTCACTCAAACGCTCCAGAGTCTTACGGAGATGAGCGATATGTCGTGCTAAACCGACTCGAGCAGCTTAAATTCGTGGGTATTGAGAGCCGCGACACGAGGCTAAATTTGTATTTGCGCGATGAGGACTTTACCCGCGTCGATGAGATGCTAAAAGGCTGCGGCGCGCGTAAATTTATCGGCTTTCAGATGGGGGCTAGCACGGTTTCCAGACAGTGGTTTTGGCAGCGTTGGCGGGAGCTGGCGGAGATGATTTTGGAGCGCACGGACGCCGTTATCGTACTAACGGGCAGTCCCGCCGAGCGAGCGATGACCGCGCAGTTAGACGAGGAGTTAAGAAGCGCGCACGTGATAGATGCGGCGGGTAAATTTAGTCTGCGAGAGGCTGCCGCGCTGATAGCTAGGCTTGATGTGCTTGTGACGCCAGATACCGGTCCGCTGCATGTCGCAGCCGCGCTAAAAACGCCCACGATCGGGCTTTTTGCCGTCGCCTCGCCCGTAAATTCAAATCCCGATTTTGATAAAAATATCCATAAATTTATCAAAAAGCCGCGCACTTGTTCGCCTTGCGTCGGCAAAAACTGCAAATTTCAGGAGTGCATGCTGCAAATAGGCGCGGATGAGGTCTGGGAGATGTTAAAGGAAATGATTTGA
- a CDS encoding glycosyltransferase family 4 protein, translating into MKKADKINILELESSLGFGGQEHRTQRVINGLNKDKFKVFYALNPGSKSFEKPIDCEFVEFNLSKVYNIFEIFKICRFVREKNILIIATHSGKDGNIGAIVAKLTGAKVVRTRHLQTPIRSAFSYNVNDKIVAVSNAVKAQLVSQGVRENLIDVIYTGVDTARFNPNFTKNIKTELNLSSGCVVVGIVAVLRAAKNHQLLFEAFSELDLPNTALVVVGDGPQEENLKKIKTPNIYMLGSRTDVSEFLGSFDIFVLPSKMEALGTALLEAQSCGVPCIGSDAGGIGEAISSGETGLLFKNGDKESLKAALKTLIEDSALRAKFSANAREFIVQNFSIETMVAQTEAMYEAL; encoded by the coding sequence ATGAAAAAAGCAGATAAAATCAATATCTTAGAGCTTGAAAGCTCGCTAGGATTCGGCGGTCAGGAGCACCGCACGCAGCGGGTCATAAACGGGCTAAATAAGGATAAATTTAAGGTATTTTACGCGCTAAATCCAGGATCAAAAAGCTTTGAAAAGCCGATTGATTGCGAGTTTGTAGAATTTAACCTAAGCAAGGTCTATAATATTTTTGAAATTTTTAAAATTTGCCGTTTCGTGCGCGAAAAAAATATCTTGATCATCGCCACGCACTCGGGCAAAGACGGCAACATCGGCGCGATCGTAGCAAAGCTAACGGGCGCTAAAGTAGTGCGCACTAGACACCTGCAAACGCCGATCAGGTCGGCATTTAGCTACAACGTAAACGATAAAATCGTAGCCGTCTCAAACGCCGTAAAAGCCCAGCTAGTCTCGCAGGGCGTGCGGGAAAATTTGATAGACGTTATCTATACGGGCGTGGATACGGCAAGGTTTAATCCAAATTTTACTAAAAATATAAAAACGGAGCTAAATTTGAGCTCGGGCTGCGTCGTAGTCGGTATCGTGGCGGTCTTGCGCGCAGCGAAAAATCATCAGCTCTTATTTGAAGCTTTTAGCGAGCTAGATCTACCAAATACCGCTCTAGTCGTGGTCGGCGACGGCCCACAGGAGGAAAATCTAAAAAAAATAAAGACGCCAAACATCTATATGCTAGGCTCGCGCACCGATGTGAGCGAGTTTTTGGGTAGTTTTGATATTTTCGTGCTACCTTCAAAGATGGAGGCGCTGGGCACGGCGCTGCTCGAGGCGCAGTCGTGCGGGGTGCCTTGCATCGGTAGCGACGCTGGCGGCATCGGAGAAGCGATAAGTAGCGGCGAAACGGGGCTTTTGTTTAAAAACGGCGACAAAGAATCGCTCAAAGCGGCCTTAAAAACGCTGATAGAAGACTCGGCGCTTCGGGCTAAATTTAGCGCGAACGCGAGGGAGTTTATCGTGCAAAACTTCTCGATAGAGACGATGGTTGCGCAGACGGAAGCGATGTATGAGGCTCTTTGA
- a CDS encoding glycosyltransferase family 9 protein yields the protein MKILLVRNDNIGDLICTTPAIEALRKAHLHAQIDIVVNSLNACVVCGNPFLNKIYIYTKPKHVKGAAAKVRAFWGKCKILLQIRREKYDATVIFRSAYSPSAAIFARAAAAKTTIGAAKQNEGGSLITHKLSFNPPPHEVLLCCELVAPLGAKFDGEKTFYVPSFKSEKFKDFVFFHVSSRVEQNRMDEAKILLILAFLKQNFGRVAVSAEDVKFGEKVAREAGVEFAATASLDELAGYIQAAKFVLTLDGGVAHLAPALGVKTVLVLGKTDAARWAPVYGGAPCTVLQSASKRAQDVVDEEIYEAVKNI from the coding sequence GTGAAAATTTTGCTCGTTAGAAACGATAACATCGGCGATCTCATCTGCACGACGCCGGCGATTGAAGCGCTGCGAAAAGCTCATCTGCACGCACAGATCGACATCGTAGTAAACAGCTTAAACGCATGCGTCGTTTGCGGCAATCCATTTTTAAATAAAATCTATATCTACACCAAACCAAAGCACGTAAAAGGAGCGGCGGCAAAGGTGCGGGCGTTTTGGGGAAAATGTAAAATTTTGCTTCAAATTCGCCGCGAAAAATACGATGCGACCGTGATTTTTAGGAGCGCCTATTCTCCATCGGCCGCGATATTTGCCAGAGCAGCCGCAGCTAAAACGACGATAGGCGCGGCAAAGCAAAACGAGGGCGGATCGTTGATAACGCATAAACTAAGCTTTAATCCGCCTCCTCACGAGGTGCTGCTTTGCTGCGAGCTAGTAGCGCCGCTGGGAGCGAAATTTGACGGGGAAAAGACGTTTTACGTACCGAGCTTTAAAAGCGAGAAATTTAAGGATTTTGTATTTTTTCACGTATCCTCGAGGGTAGAGCAAAACCGCATGGACGAGGCTAAAATTTTGCTGATTTTGGCGTTTTTAAAACAAAATTTCGGACGCGTCGCCGTTAGCGCTGAGGACGTAAAATTTGGCGAAAAAGTAGCGCGAGAGGCGGGCGTGGAGTTTGCCGCGACTGCGAGCCTAGATGAGCTTGCAGGCTACATCCAGGCAGCTAAATTTGTCCTAACGCTTGACGGCGGAGTGGCGCACCTAGCTCCCGCACTTGGCGTAAAAACGGTGCTGGTGCTTGGCAAAACAGACGCCGCTCGCTGGGCTCCGGTTTACGGCGGAGCACCGTGCACCGTGCTACAAAGCGCTAGCAAAAGGGCGCAGGACGTAGTGGACGAGGAAATCTACGAGGCGGTCAAAAATATATGA
- a CDS encoding glycosyltransferase family 4 protein, with protein sequence MKKIVFLRLDLDAIGGAQRYLSRLVKALKDSGVACETRGFNGSKKLSSWIKALRFNSQARQQKGADEIYFSLERITCADIYRAGDGVHKVYMKTKPFWFINPLNFVIPYLEKRTFKNAKKIIANSNFIKRQICETYGIAEEKIAVVYNGVNLPIRVQKGSAKLALCEEFGLDFHLPTLLFVGSGFKRKGAEEFLRIAARLKTRVNCLIVGRDKNAARYKNLAKELGLNAVFTGAQKSAARFYEGSELFLFPTAYEPFSNVVLEALSYGCVAITTAQNGAAEILPEEFVMSSPQDYGICALIDEILNDDERLAALQERNLALASEFSIEKNATATLEIIRANLD encoded by the coding sequence ATGAAAAAAATAGTATTTTTAAGGCTCGATCTGGACGCTATCGGCGGGGCGCAGAGGTATCTCTCAAGGCTCGTTAAAGCGCTAAAAGACTCGGGCGTTGCGTGCGAAACGCGCGGATTTAACGGTAGCAAAAAGCTAAGCTCGTGGATCAAAGCCCTGCGTTTTAACTCGCAAGCGAGGCAGCAAAAGGGTGCGGACGAGATTTATTTTAGCCTTGAGCGCATCACCTGCGCCGACATCTACCGCGCGGGCGACGGTGTGCACAAAGTCTATATGAAAACCAAGCCGTTTTGGTTTATAAACCCCCTAAATTTCGTCATTCCATACCTTGAAAAGCGCACTTTTAAAAATGCTAAAAAAATCATCGCCAACTCAAATTTTATAAAGCGTCAAATTTGCGAGACCTACGGCATCGCCGAGGAAAAGATCGCAGTCGTCTATAACGGCGTAAATTTGCCTATACGCGTGCAAAAAGGCTCAGCAAAGCTCGCTCTTTGCGAGGAATTCGGGCTTGACTTTCACCTCCCGACCCTGCTGTTTGTGGGAAGCGGCTTTAAACGCAAGGGCGCGGAGGAGTTTTTACGCATCGCGGCTCGCCTAAAAACCCGCGTAAACTGCCTAATCGTCGGCCGCGACAAAAACGCCGCCCGCTACAAAAATCTAGCCAAGGAGCTAGGCCTAAACGCCGTATTTACGGGCGCTCAAAAAAGCGCGGCGAGATTTTACGAAGGCAGCGAGCTGTTTTTATTTCCGACGGCGTACGAGCCGTTTTCAAACGTCGTTTTGGAGGCGCTTAGCTACGGCTGCGTCGCTATCACGACCGCTCAAAACGGCGCCGCGGAGATACTGCCTGAGGAGTTTGTGATGAGCTCGCCGCAAGATTACGGCATCTGCGCTCTGATCGACGAGATCCTAAACGACGACGAGCGGCTAGCAGCGCTGCAAGAGCGAAATTTGGCGCTTGCTAGCGAGTTTAGCATCGAAAAAAACGCGACCGCGACGCTGGAGATCATACGTGCGAATCTTGATTGA
- a CDS encoding glycosyltransferase family 9 protein encodes MRILIELPTWLGDAVMASAAIEAIAKYAGAFDMGNLTGKFESSGERDFSFSSQNFGSVMQEIQIFKNDTANLSAKFDADCSANLTASARENQNLEKLADGSVQIVLFGSFAACELFKAHPNCERVIVDSSKKAKFRLWRLFWQARELGKFDAAFSFRSSFASKILLYGARAGQKFIFQKSKDGAHQVQKYLKFVKSALNLKRADDGLKLYFEPRNFDTPVLGLNPGASYGSAKRWYPAYFAQVALHFKDKFKIMIFGGTGERDMCEQIEQILRENGAECENLAGKTSVRDLCENIGGIGQSGGIFVTNDSGPMHIAAAYKTPTIALFGPTRFAQTCPWRNKNARILHLNLECMPCMKRVCPLKTHACMKDLSPQAVIETIEREFFGKAAKN; translated from the coding sequence GTGCGAATCTTGATTGAGCTGCCGACCTGGCTGGGAGACGCCGTGATGGCAAGCGCCGCGATAGAGGCCATCGCAAAGTACGCCGGGGCATTTGATATGGGAAATTTGACGGGCAAATTTGAGAGCTCGGGCGAGCGAGACTTTAGCTTTTCGTCGCAAAATTTCGGCTCGGTAATGCAAGAAATTCAAATTTTTAAAAACGACACGGCAAACTTGAGCGCTAAATTTGACGCGGACTGCAGCGCAAATTTGACGGCAAGCGCGAGAGAAAATCAAAATCTAGAAAAATTAGCCGATGGGTCCGTTCAAATCGTACTTTTCGGCTCGTTTGCGGCGTGCGAGCTTTTTAAGGCCCACCCAAACTGCGAGCGTGTCATCGTTGACAGCAGCAAAAAGGCTAAATTTAGGCTCTGGCGGCTGTTTTGGCAGGCAAGAGAGCTTGGCAAATTTGATGCGGCGTTTAGCTTTAGAAGCTCGTTTGCGAGTAAAATTTTGCTTTACGGGGCGCGGGCTGGGCAAAAATTTATTTTCCAAAAGAGCAAAGACGGCGCGCATCAGGTACAAAAATACCTAAAATTCGTCAAATCCGCGTTAAATTTGAAACGGGCGGACGACGGGCTAAAGCTTTACTTTGAGCCGCGTAATTTTGACACACCAGTACTCGGGCTAAATCCGGGCGCTAGCTACGGAAGCGCCAAACGCTGGTATCCCGCCTACTTCGCGCAGGTGGCGCTGCATTTTAAAGATAAATTTAAGATTATGATTTTTGGCGGCACGGGCGAGCGCGATATGTGCGAGCAGATCGAGCAAATTTTACGCGAAAACGGCGCGGAGTGCGAAAATCTAGCGGGCAAAACGAGCGTGCGCGATCTGTGCGAAAATATCGGCGGCATAGGGCAAAGCGGCGGGATATTCGTCACGAACGACAGCGGCCCGATGCATATCGCCGCGGCCTACAAGACGCCTACAATAGCGCTTTTTGGACCGACGAGATTTGCGCAGACCTGTCCGTGGCGCAATAAAAACGCCCGTATCCTACACCTAAATCTAGAGTGCATGCCGTGCATGAAGCGCGTCTGCCCGCTAAAAACCCACGCTTGCATGAAAGATCTCTCACCGCAAGCCGTCATAGAAACGATCGAGCGAGAATTTTTTGGCAAAGCGGCAAAAAACTAG
- a CDS encoding DNA repair protein, whose product MKTQTPAYAVIDLKSFYASVECVERGLDPFEANLVVADSSRGEGSVCLAVSPALKALGVKNRCRLFEIPKNIKYIIAPPRMQFYIDYAAKIYGIYLKYVAKEDIYVYSIDEAFIDLTSYLKFYKLEARAMAKMIMDDILKTTGVTPTCGMGTNLYLAKIALDILAKHSEDNIAFLDETLYKEKLWTHQPLNDFWRIGKQTRAKLERYGIFCMKDMANAPFSLLEKVFGIDAYIAQDHANGIEPTTIAGIKAYKPSTKSYFSSEILPRDYERLEALIVLKEMTDRLALKMINEEVRASGLTINIKFAGKNEPAQRATVRFKTPSNIASVFMSAAQELYLKKIKNAGLIRQIGISANDVVKESKTEKSLFEEENAKEKTVLKTLNKIKEKYGKNSILRAIDLLPEATGRDRNKKIGGHKSGE is encoded by the coding sequence ATGAAAACCCAAACTCCCGCCTACGCCGTCATCGATCTAAAGTCCTTCTACGCCTCGGTCGAGTGCGTGGAGCGAGGGCTTGATCCTTTTGAGGCAAATTTAGTCGTCGCAGACTCTAGTAGGGGCGAAGGCAGCGTCTGTCTAGCCGTTAGTCCCGCGCTAAAGGCGCTTGGCGTAAAAAACAGATGCAGGCTGTTTGAAATACCTAAAAATATAAAATATATAATCGCTCCGCCCAGGATGCAGTTTTACATCGACTACGCGGCTAAAATTTACGGCATCTACCTAAAATATGTCGCCAAAGAGGACATCTACGTCTACTCCATCGACGAGGCCTTTATCGATCTCACCTCGTATCTAAAATTTTATAAACTAGAAGCTAGAGCCATGGCAAAGATGATAATGGACGACATCCTAAAAACAACGGGCGTAACGCCCACCTGCGGCATGGGGACGAATTTGTATCTAGCTAAAATAGCCCTTGACATCCTAGCTAAACACAGCGAGGATAATATCGCCTTTTTAGACGAAACGCTCTATAAAGAAAAGCTCTGGACGCATCAGCCGCTAAATGATTTTTGGCGCATAGGCAAGCAAACTAGGGCCAAGCTTGAGCGATACGGGATATTTTGTATGAAAGATATGGCAAATGCTCCTTTTAGCCTGCTAGAAAAGGTGTTTGGTATCGACGCCTATATCGCGCAAGATCACGCAAACGGCATAGAGCCCACCACTATAGCGGGTATCAAAGCCTATAAGCCATCTACCAAATCATACTTTAGCTCGGAAATTTTACCCAGAGACTACGAGAGACTGGAGGCTCTAATCGTGCTAAAAGAGATGACCGATAGGCTAGCTCTAAAGATGATAAACGAGGAAGTGCGAGCTAGCGGGCTCACGATAAATATCAAATTCGCGGGCAAAAACGAACCCGCGCAAAGAGCCACGGTAAGGTTTAAAACCCCTAGCAATATCGCTAGCGTGTTCATGAGCGCGGCGCAGGAGCTATATCTAAAAAAGATAAAAAACGCAGGCCTCATCAGGCAAATCGGCATATCGGCAAACGACGTCGTAAAGGAAAGCAAAACCGAAAAAAGCCTCTTTGAAGAAGAAAACGCAAAAGAAAAAACGGTGCTAAAAACCCTAAACAAGATAAAAGAAAAATACGGCAAAAACTCTATCTTAAGGGCCATAGACCTGCTGCCCGAAGCCACCGGACGAGATAGAAACAAAAAGATAGGAGGGCACAAAAGCGGTGAATAA
- the gmhA gene encoding D-sedoheptulose 7-phosphate isomerase — protein sequence MKTLEMIKSELEGHLATIKATFALEADIKKACETAVATLKAGGKILLCGNGGSAADAQHIAAELTGRYKTERGALAGIALTTDTSALTAIGNDYGYEFVFSRQLEALGREGDLLIAISTSGNSGNVVKALELARKIGIKTIGLSGRTGGAMNELCELNLVVPSNDTPRIQEMHIMIGHIICQAIDDAF from the coding sequence ATGAAGACTCTTGAGATGATAAAAAGCGAGCTAGAGGGCCATCTAGCCACTATTAAGGCGACGTTTGCGCTGGAAGCGGACATCAAAAAAGCCTGCGAAACGGCGGTAGCGACGCTAAAGGCGGGCGGTAAAATTTTACTTTGCGGAAACGGCGGAAGTGCTGCAGACGCGCAGCACATTGCAGCCGAGCTAACGGGCCGCTATAAAACCGAGCGCGGCGCGCTAGCTGGCATAGCTCTGACGACCGATACGTCTGCGCTCACGGCGATCGGCAACGACTACGGATATGAGTTCGTTTTCTCGCGTCAGCTAGAGGCTCTAGGCCGAGAGGGCGATCTGCTCATCGCGATCTCTACTAGCGGAAATAGCGGCAACGTCGTAAAAGCGCTCGAGCTCGCGCGAAAAATCGGTATCAAAACCATCGGTCTAAGCGGCCGCACGGGAGGCGCGATGAACGAGCTTTGCGAGCTAAATTTGGTAGTGCCGTCAAATGACACTCCGCGTATCCAAGAGATGCACATAATGATAGGGCATATCATCTGCCAAGCTATCGACGATGCATTTTAG